The Oncorhynchus nerka isolate Pitt River linkage group LG13, Oner_Uvic_2.0, whole genome shotgun sequence sequence AAGAATATTATAAAATGTCTGGGCATGCAAATTTCCCTCCCTGTGCAGGAATCGCAATTTGAATGCGCCTCGAGATGAAAATGATTTTCTCTCACAGAATGCCCAAACTCCTTCgtgcacgtgtgcgtgtgtggaCCGACACACAGAGGAATTTGATCGTTGAGCTACTGCTTATACTGGTAAATTAAAGGAtcaggagaaacacacacactgctggtcCCAACAAGGAGAGTAAAACCAAAAAcgatctcactctcactctcactctcactcactctcactcgcACTCGCACTcgcactctcactctcactctcactctcactctcactcactcaattcaattcaattcaaggggctttattggcatgggaaacatgtgttaacattgccaaagcaagtgaggtagataatatacaaaagtgaaataaacaataaaaattaacagtaaacattacacatacagaagtttcaaaacaataaagacattacaaatgtcatattatatatatatgtgtgtgttgtaacaatgtacaaatagttaaagtacacaagggaaaataaataagcattaatatgggttgtatttacaatggtgtttgttattcactggttgcccttttctcgtggcaccaggtcacaaatcttgctgctgtgatggcacactgtggaatttcacccagtagatatgggagtttatcaaaattggatttgttttcgaattctttgtggatctgtgtaatctgagggaaatatgtatctctaatatggtcataagTTGGACAGGAGGTAAGGAAGTGCAGCTGTGTTTCCACCtccttttgtgggcagtgtgcacatagcctgtcttctcttgagagccaggtctgtctacggcggcctttctcaatagcaaggctatgctcactaagtctgtacatagctaaagctttccttaagtttgggtcagtcacagtggtattctgccactgtgtactctctgtttagggccaaatagcaatctagtttgctctgtttattTGTTAATTCttttcaatgtgtcaagtaattatctttttgttttctcatgatttggttgggtctaattgtgctgctgtcctggggctctgtggggtgtgtttgtgtttgtgaacagagccccaggaccagcttgcttaggggactcttctccaggttcatctctctgtaggtgatggctttgttatggaaggtttgggaatcgcttccttttaagtgcttgtagaatttaacagctcttttctggattttgataattagtggacccccagacctcacaaccgtaaagggcaatggcctatatgactgattcaagtatttttagccagatcctaattggtatgttgaaatttatgttccttttgatggcatagaatgcccttcttgccttgtctctcagatcgttcacagctttgtggaagttacctgtagcgctgatgtttaggccaaggtatgtatagttttttgtgtgctctagggcaacagtgttaatggaatttgtatttgtggtcctggcgactggaccttttttggaacaccattattttggtcttactgagatttactgtcagggcccaggtctgacagaatctgtgcagaagatctaggtgctgcccACCTTGGTttgtgacagaagcaccagatcatcagcgaACAGTacacatttgacttcggattctagtagggtgaggccgggtgctgcagactcactctctctcccttatctcccctcactcactcactcactcactcactcactcactcactcactcactcactcactcactcactcactcaccactcaccacaccaccaccactcactcactcactcactcactcactcactcaccactcactcactcactcactcactgacactcactcaccaccaccactcactcactcaccactcactcactgactcactcactcactgactcactcactgactcactcactcactcaccaccaccaccactcaccactcactcactcaccaccactcactcactcactcaccactctccctccttactcactcactcactcactcactcactcactcactcacttcatctctcactcactcactcattctttATCTcccactcactgactcactgcCTCActgcctcactcactcactcactcactcactcactcactcactcactcactcactcactcactcactcactcactcactcactcactcactcactcactcactcactcactcactcactcactcactcactctccctccttatctcccactcactcactccttATTTcctactcactcactctctccctctctccttttctcccactctctccttatCCCCCTCTTCttatctcccactctctctttatccccctctcCTTATCTCCCACTCTATCCttatctcccactctctctttatccctccttatttttctccctccctccctccctccctctctccctccctccccaggtgTTTTAGTGACCTGCGTATTACCCTCAGCCAGTAACAGGTACATGTTGTACCTAGCTAATGTTACACATCCAGGAAATCAGTGAGTAACACTTTATGACAGGAACTGATCCTGTGCTGGCAGAGAGAGAACCCACTCCtctctggagggtaatgggtcaTACCTATCAGCAGGCCCTGAACTGACCCTGTGATGGCAGAGAGAGAACCCACTCCtctctggagggtaatgggtcaTACATACATATCAGCAGGCCCTGAACTGACCCTGTGATGGCAGAGAGAGAACCCACTCCtctctggagggtaatgggtcaTACATACCTATCAGCAGGCCCTGAACTGACCCTgtgctggtagagagagaacccactcctctctggagggtaatgggtcaTACCTATCAGCAGGCCCTGAACTGACCCTgtgctggtagagagagaacccactcctctctggagggtaatgggtcaTACCTATCAGCAGGCCCTGAACTGACCCTgtgctggtagagagagaacccACTCCTCTCTGGAGGGTAATTTGTCATACATACCTATCAGCAGGCCCTGAACTGACCCTgtgctggtagagagagaacccactcctctctggagggtaatgggtcaTACATACCTATCAGCAGGCCCTGAACGGACCCTgtgctggtagagagagaacccactcctctctggagggtaatgggtcaTACATACCTATCAGCAGGCCCTGAACTGACCCAGTGCTGGCAGAGAGAGAACCCACTCCtctctggagggtaatgggtcaTACATACCTATCAGCACGGCCATTCTATTTTACGCTAATAATATGTTTGTTCTTTTCAAGAGGCTTGAGTGTTTAATTGATTCTGACCCGGAGTGCCAAATGGGAAGAggttgcacttttgggactattccattggttctaTTGCCCTAGTGAAGAGCAATCAAGCACAGCTAAAATACTTGAAGGAAAACAAATACAGTTTGAACCCAGATTTATTCTGTCCTAACAGTCAGGCAAACCACATTGTGGATCAGTGTTTTGGGactagaggtggagaggtggagaggtttgTCATCAGAGACCTTGATGAGTAGCCATTTTTACATCGCTACCGAGAAGTGGACTTTAAAGGTCATGTTCGTTACTGATGAATGATGTCTTGCACTTATGTAATAAAAGGATGGGTCTGCTCATGACTTGGGTAAATGATTCATTGCCACTCACAACAATCTGACTGTTCTGACTACTTTCAGGCATACTGTTGGTCCAACAAGAGATTGACTCATATTTTGTTGGGGCattgggatagatacagacagacagacagacagacagacagacagacagacagacagacagacagacagacagacagacagacagacagacagacagacagacagaacctcagacagacaaaatgacagacaggcaggcaggcaggcagaatgacagacagacagacagacagacagacagacagacagacagacagacagacagacagacagacagacagacagacaggcaggcaggcaggcaggcaggcaggcaggcagaatgacagacagacagaacatcagacaggctgacaggcagaacaacaaacagacagacagacagaacgacaGGCAGACAGAtcggcagacagacagaatggCAGACGGACTGGCAGGCAGaatgacaggcagacagacagactgacagacagacagctagacaggcAGGCCGACAggctgacaggcaggcaggcagaacgaCAGGCAGATAGGCTGACAGAcagaaccacagacagacagacagacagacagacagacagacagacagacagacagacagacagacagacaaaatgacagacagactggcaggcagaacaacagacagacagacagacagacagacagacagagacagacagacagacagacagacagacagacagacagacagacagacagacagacagacagacagacagacagacagacagacagacagacagacaaaatgacagacagactggcaggcagaacaacagacagacagacagacagacagacaggcagacagacagacagacagacagacagacagacagacagacagacagacagacagacagacagacagacagaggcaggcaggcagacagacagagacaggcaggcaggcaaaggTGCTTTTCTTTCCTCTCTTTCAACTGAGATGCCTCCTCTTCGAGGACATCTAAACAAAATGACAGACAAACAGAAGAGCTCTGGTCACCTCTGCTTCCGTAGGCCCTGGTACAGTAAGTGTTATATTTGTGGAATTCCCCCGTACCAGTGAGAATGACTAAACGCCTGTGATAATCAATACCTGCCTGTGGTTAGTAGTGTTGTGGTGATAACCTGTTGTGGTGTGTATCacgctgtctgtctggttgtcccCAGGTGTTGAGTATTATTAATGGTGTGGAAAACCATATGCTGTTCTGTAACTGGTGGAGGTCTGCCAGGGCATACTAGGGAAAGACATGGAGTTCTGAATGAAAGACATGGAGTTCTGAATGAAAGATATGGAGTTCTGAATGAAAGATATGGAGTTCTGAATGAAAGATATGGAGTTCTGAATGAAAGACATGGAGTTCTGAATGAAAAATATGGAGTTCTGAATGAAAGACATGGAGTTCTGAATGAAATACATGGAGTTCTGAATGAAAGATATGGAGTTCTGAATGAAAGATATGGAGTTCTGAATGAAATATATGGAGTTCTGAATGAAAGATATGGAGTTCTGAATGAAAGATATGGAGTTCTGAATGAAAGATATGGAGTTCTGAATGAAAGATATGGAGTTCTGAATGAAAGATATGGAGTTCTGAATGAAAGACATGGAGTTCTGAATGAAAGATATGGAGTTCTGAATGAAAGATATGGAGTTCTGAATGAAAGACATGGAGTTCTGAATGAAATACATGGAGTTCTGAATGAAAGATATGGAATTCTGAATGAAATATATGGAGTTCTGAATGAAAGATATGGAGTTCTGAATGAAGGATATGGAGTTCTGAATGAAGGATATGGAGTTCTGAATGAAAGATATGGAGTTCTGAATGAAAGATATGGAGTTCTGAATGAAAGACATGGAGTTCTGAATGAAATACATGGAGTTCTGAATGAAAGATATGGAGTTCTGAATGAAAGATATGGAGTTCTGAATGAAAGACATGGAGTTCTGAATGAAAGATATGGAGTTCTGAATGAAATACATGGAGTTCTGAATGAAAGATATGGAGTTCTGAATGAAAGATATGGAGTTCTGAATGAAAGACATGGAGTTCTGAATGAAAGACATGGAGTTCTGAATGAAATACATGGAGTTCTGAATGAAATACATGGAGTTCTGAATGAAAGATATGGAGTTCTGAATGAAATATATGGAGTTCAGAATGAAAGATATGGAGTTCTGAATGAAAAATATGGAGTTCTGAATGAAAGATATGGAGTTCTGAATGAAAGATATGGAGTTCTGAATGAAAGACATGGAGTTCTGAATGAAAGACATGGAGTTCTGAATGAAATACATGGAGTTCTGAATGAAAGATATGGAGTTCTGAATGAAGGATATGGAGTTCTGAATGAAAGACATGGAGTTCTGAATGAAAGATATGGAGTTCTGAATGAAAGATATGGAGTTCTTTGTAATCCCTATGGAGTTCTTTATGGAGTCAATGAAAGATATGGAGTTCTGAATGAGAAGATTCATTTGTTCCAAATGTAAGATAattgattattttcctgctggctTTCTCATGAGCTGCACATAGTGTACATTTTCCCATAAATAACTTTGGGTCTCCGAAGGGTAGTTACTATACTGGTAGTCTAGTTACTATACGGGTAGTCTAGTTACTATACTGATAGTCTAGTTACTACACTGGTAGTGTAGTTACCATACGGGTAGTCTAGTTACTATACTGGTAGTCTAGTTACTACACTGGTAGTGTAGTTACTATACGGGTAGTCTAGTTACTATACTGGTAGTCTAGTTACCATACTGGTAGTCTAGTTACTATACTGGTAGTCTAGTTACTGTACTGGTGGTATTAAAGTACAGTATCCAGCAGGATTACAGTACAGGATCCATCTGCAGCAATATTACAGTCCAGTATTCATCTGCagcagtattacagtacagtatccATCTGCAGCAGTATTACAGTGCAGTATCCATCTGTAGCAGTATTACAGTCCAGTATCCATCTGCagcagtattacagtacagtatccATCTGCAGCCGTATTACACTACAGTATCCATCTGCAGCAGTATTACAGTGCAGTATCCATCTGTAGCAGTATTACAGTGCAGTATCCAGCGTTATTACAGTACAGTATCCATCTGCAGcagtattacagtacagcatCCATCTGCAGCAGTATTACAGTAGAGTATCCATCTGTAGCAGTATTACAGTGCAGTATCCAGCGGTATTACAGTATTGTATCCATCTGCAGCAGTATTACAGTACAATATCCATCTGCagcagtattacagtacagtatccATCTGCAGCAGTATTACACTACAGTATCCATCTGCAGCAGCATTAAAGTACACAATCCATCTGCAGcagtattacactacaaaatCCATCTGCAGCAGTATTAAAGTACAGTATCCagcagtattacagtacagtatccagcagtattacagtacagtatccTGCAGTATTACAGTAGAATATCCATCTACAGCAGTATTAAAGTACAGTATCctgcagtattacagtacagtatccagcagtattacagtacagtatccTGCATTATTACAGTAGAGTATCCATCTGCAGCAGTATTAAAGTACAGTATCctgcagtattacagtacagtatccagcagtattacagtacagtatccTGCATTATTACAGTAGAGTATCCA is a genomic window containing:
- the LOC135574648 gene encoding LOW QUALITY PROTEIN: keratin-associated protein 10-2-like (The sequence of the model RefSeq protein was modified relative to this genomic sequence to represent the inferred CDS: inserted 1 base in 1 codon), with translation MAWVTGSDPSQVTGSDPSQVTGSDPSQVTGSNPSQVTGSLGQTPLRSLVQTPLRSLGQTPLRSLVQTPLRSLCPDPSQVTGSDASQVTGSDASQVTGSDPSQVTVSRPCSDVLEEEASQLKERKEKHLCLPACLCLSACLPLSVCLSVCLSVCLSVCLSVCLSVCLSVCLSVCLLFCLPVCLSFCLSVCLSVCLSVCLSVCLSVCLSVCLSVCLSVSVCLSVCLSVCCSACQSVCHFVCLSVCLSVCLSVCLSVCLSVVLSVSLSACRSACLPVSLSACLSSCLSVSLSVCLSFCLXSPSAILSVCRSVCLSFCLSVCLLFCLSACLMFCLSVILPACLPACLPACLSVCLSVCLSVCLSVCLSVCLSVCHSACLPACLSFCLSEVLSVCLSVCLSVCLSVCLSVCLSVCLSVFPKH